Proteins found in one Deltaproteobacteria bacterium genomic segment:
- a CDS encoding zinc ribbon domain-containing protein, whose product MPCPKCQFELDASATECPRCGVVLAHFKPPELSETEEQSTPYTSTWKEWLFPEIMDSNPLYTGARAVTWCVLAYLSVRFMAAGVNGAYLGGSFLHLINLPFHEAGHIFFRPFGTFVTSLGGSLGQLLVPLICLAALVFKTRDAFGGAVCLWWFGQNFVDLAPYINDARSLSLPLLGGNVGKNAPYGFHDWEFILKESGLLAYDHTLAKGAFAAGVMLMALALLWGGIEIWRQYRDLREM is encoded by the coding sequence ATACCCTGTCCCAAATGCCAATTTGAATTGGACGCGTCCGCGACAGAATGTCCGCGTTGCGGCGTCGTGCTGGCGCATTTCAAGCCCCCCGAACTTTCAGAAACAGAAGAGCAGAGCACGCCCTACACCAGCACCTGGAAGGAGTGGCTTTTTCCGGAGATCATGGACTCCAATCCGCTGTATACCGGCGCGCGAGCCGTGACGTGGTGTGTGCTCGCTTATCTGAGCGTGCGCTTCATGGCCGCCGGCGTGAACGGCGCGTATCTCGGCGGCTCTTTTTTGCATCTGATCAACCTGCCCTTCCACGAGGCAGGGCATATTTTCTTCCGACCATTCGGGACGTTCGTGACATCCCTGGGCGGCAGCCTCGGGCAACTTCTTGTGCCGCTGATCTGCCTCGCGGCGTTGGTGTTCAAGACTCGGGACGCCTTTGGCGGTGCGGTCTGTCTGTGGTGGTTTGGCCAGAATTTCGTGGACCTGGCGCCGTACATCAACGACGCCCGCAGCCTGTCCCTGCCGCTTTTGGGCGGCAATGTCGGCAAAAACGCGCCGTACGGATTTCACGACTGGGAGTTCATTCTCAAAGAAAGCGGGCTGCTCGCGTATGACCACACCCTGGCCAAGGGCGCGTTCGCGGCGGGCGTCATGCTGATGGCACTTGCGTTGCTCTGGGGCGGCATCGAAATCTGGCGACAGTACCGGGATCTGCGGGAGATGTGA